A single window of Oncorhynchus clarkii lewisi isolate Uvic-CL-2024 chromosome 10, UVic_Ocla_1.0, whole genome shotgun sequence DNA harbors:
- the LOC139419545 gene encoding gap junction beta-1 protein-like isoform X2, giving the protein MNWASFYAVISGVNRHSTGIGRIWLSVLFIFRILVLVVAAESVWGDEKSGFTCNTQQPGCNSVCYDHFFPISHIRLWALQLILVSTPALLVAMHVAHRRHIDKKLYKLSGRASPKDLEQIKTQKMKITGALWWTYIISLFFRIIFEVTFMYLFYMIYPGYKMIRLVKCDSYPCPNTVDCFVSRPTEKTVFTVFMLAVSGICILLNIAEVVFLAGKACGRHLSNAGDSTMGAWITQKLCSY; this is encoded by the coding sequence ATGAACTGGGCGTCCTTTTATGCCGTCATCAGCGGTGTAAACAGACACTCCACGGGCATCGGTCGCATCTGGCTCTCTGTCCTTTTCATCTTCCGCATCCTGGTCCTGGTGGTTGCAGCAGAGAGTGTGTGGGGCGACGAGAAGTCTGGCTTTACTTGTAATACCCAGCAGCCCGGCTGCAACAGCGTCTGTTATGACCACTTCTTCCCCATCTCACACATCCGTCTGTGGGCCCTGCAGCTCATCTTGGTGTCCACCCCGGCCCTGCTGGTGGCCATGCACGTTGCCCATCGCCGACACATCGACAAGAAACTCTATAAACTGTCTGGCCGGGCCAGCCCCAAGGACCTGGAGCAGATCAAGACCCAGAAGATGAAGATCACAGGTGCCCTCTGGTGGACATATATCATCAGCCTGTTCTTCCGCATCATCTTCGAAGTGACCTTCATGTATCTCTTCTACATGATCTACCCCGGCTACAAGATGATCCGGCTAGTCAAGTGTGACTCGTACCCCTGCCCCAACACGGTGGACTGCTTTGTGTCCAGGCCCACAGAGAAGACTGTCTTCACTGTGTTCATGCTGGCTGTGTCAGGGATCTGTATCCTGCTCAACATCGCAGAGGTCGTCTTCCTGGCAGGGAAGGCTTGCGGTAGGCACTTAAGCAATGCTGGAGACTCAACCATGGGGGCATGGATCACCCAAAAGCTCTGCTCTTACTAG
- the LOC139419545 gene encoding gap junction beta-1 protein-like isoform X1 — MPLTPPVELDLESKMNWASFYAVISGVNRHSTGIGRIWLSVLFIFRILVLVVAAESVWGDEKSGFTCNTQQPGCNSVCYDHFFPISHIRLWALQLILVSTPALLVAMHVAHRRHIDKKLYKLSGRASPKDLEQIKTQKMKITGALWWTYIISLFFRIIFEVTFMYLFYMIYPGYKMIRLVKCDSYPCPNTVDCFVSRPTEKTVFTVFMLAVSGICILLNIAEVVFLAGKACGRHLSNAGDSTMGAWITQKLCSY; from the exons ATGCCTCTTACACCTCCTGTTGAGCTTG ACCTGGAATCGAAAATGAACTGGGCGTCCTTTTATGCCGTCATCAGCGGTGTAAACAGACACTCCACGGGCATCGGTCGCATCTGGCTCTCTGTCCTTTTCATCTTCCGCATCCTGGTCCTGGTGGTTGCAGCAGAGAGTGTGTGGGGCGACGAGAAGTCTGGCTTTACTTGTAATACCCAGCAGCCCGGCTGCAACAGCGTCTGTTATGACCACTTCTTCCCCATCTCACACATCCGTCTGTGGGCCCTGCAGCTCATCTTGGTGTCCACCCCGGCCCTGCTGGTGGCCATGCACGTTGCCCATCGCCGACACATCGACAAGAAACTCTATAAACTGTCTGGCCGGGCCAGCCCCAAGGACCTGGAGCAGATCAAGACCCAGAAGATGAAGATCACAGGTGCCCTCTGGTGGACATATATCATCAGCCTGTTCTTCCGCATCATCTTCGAAGTGACCTTCATGTATCTCTTCTACATGATCTACCCCGGCTACAAGATGATCCGGCTAGTCAAGTGTGACTCGTACCCCTGCCCCAACACGGTGGACTGCTTTGTGTCCAGGCCCACAGAGAAGACTGTCTTCACTGTGTTCATGCTGGCTGTGTCAGGGATCTGTATCCTGCTCAACATCGCAGAGGTCGTCTTCCTGGCAGGGAAGGCTTGCGGTAGGCACTTAAGCAATGCTGGAGACTCAACCATGGGGGCATGGATCACCCAAAAGCTCTGCTCTTACTAG
- the LOC139418430 gene encoding immunoglobulin-binding protein 1-like: MAAVESTSMSLMQSEEPLKLSDLLDRGWKLYEEVDTTNDPIAATHIQVKIKRGITQLEVATRMVAQLDLFSRNEDLEEVATTDLKYLMLPAFLGALTMKQVNLAKRLDHVQIARCYFLDFLKRCKEYNISKFELPKTIENSSDIPEEESANGPPKPPDLIAMATVRAAKIERYKQRKDTEAKLSEIKAAVDSGQADDEIVRNFYLLNVRKWIAVSLEEIESIDQEIEILTRMDVLKQSSAEPLHSKRPPMKPFILTRDAVQARVFGAGYPSLPTMSVDDWYEQHRKKNALPDQGIPRSAEDFDAEEREQEEKEKRVENDDEEALQKARDWDNWKDTHRRGYGNRKNMG; this comes from the exons ATGGCAGCCGTAGAAAGCACTAGCATGTCATTAATGCAGTCAGAAGAACCGCTTAAACTATCTGATTTATTAGATCGAGGATGGAAACTATATGAGGAGGTGGACACCACAAATGATCCCATCGCAGCCACCCATATCCAGGTCAAAATCAAGCGTGGGATAACGCAACTTGAAGTGGCAACGCGAATGGTGGCCCAACTCGACTTGTTCAG CCGAAATGAGGATTTGGAGGAGGTAGCAACCACAGATCTAAAGTATCTTATGTTGCCTGCCTTCCTGGGGGCTCTAACTATGAAGCAAGTGAACCTGGCAAAACGACTAGACCACGTTCAGATAGCTAGATGTTACTTTTTGGACTTCTTGAAAAGATGTAAGGAGTATAACATATCAAAGTTTGAACTACCCAAAACCATTGAAAACTCCTCTGACATACCAGAAGAAGAATCTGCAAATGGGCCCCCCAAACCTCCAGACTTAATTGCGATGGCAACAGTTAGAGCGGCAAAGATTGAAAG ATACAAACAGAGGAAGGACACAGAGGCCAAGCTATCAGAGATCAAGGCAGCAGTGGACAGTGGGCAGGCAGATGACGAGATAGTCCGGAACTTTTACCTCCTCAATGTGAGGAAATGGATTGCTGTATCCCTGGAGGAGATAGAGAGCATTGACCAGGAAATTGAGATTTTGACCAGGATGGATGTTCTAAAACAG AGTTCAGCAGAGCCATTACACTCTAAAAGGCCTCCCATGAAACCCTTCATTCTCACCAGAGATGCTGTTCAGGCCCG AGTATTTGGGGCAGGCTACCCCAGCCTACCTACTATGTCAGTGGATGACTGGTATGAACAGCACAGGAAGAAAAATGCCTTGCCAGACCAGGGGATCCCACGCAGCGCTG AGGACTTTGATGCAGAAGAGCGAGaacaagaagagaaagagaagcggGTTGAAAACGACGATGAGGAGGCCTTGCAGAAAGCTAGAGACTGGGACAACTGGAAGGATACGCATCGGAGAGGCTATGGGAACCGTAAAAACATGGGCTAA